A portion of the Saccharomyces paradoxus chromosome XV, complete sequence genome contains these proteins:
- the PRE6 gene encoding proteasome core particle subunit alpha 4 (Alpha 4 subunit of the 20S proteasome~similar to YOL038W) produces the protein MSGYDRALSIFSPDGHIFQVEYALEAVKRGTCAVGVKGKNSVVLGCERRSTLKLQDTRITPSKVSKIDSHVVLSFSGLNADSRILIEKARVEAQSHRLTLEDPVTVEYLTRYVAGVQQRYTQSGGVRPFGVSTLIAGFDPRDNEPKLYQTEPSGIYSSWSAQTIGRNSKTVREFLEKNYDRKEPPATVEECVKLTVRSLLEVVQTGAKNIEITVVKPDSDIVALSSEEINQYVTQIEQEKQEQQEQDKKKKSNH, from the coding sequence ATGAGTGGTTACGATAGAGCTTTGTCCATTTTCTCGCCAGATGGACACATTTTCCAAGTGGAGTACGCCCTGGAGGCGGTAAAGAGGGGTACCTGTGCTGTAGGTGTCAAGGGTAAGAATTCTGTAGTATTGGGCTGTGAAAGAAGGTCCACTTTAAAGCTACAAGACACTAGAATTACACCTTCTAAAGTGTCCAAGATTGACTCGCACGTAGTGTTGTCATTTTCTGGATTAAATGCAGACTCCAGAATTCTTATCGAGAAGGCCAGAGTAGAGGCCCAAAGTCACAGACTAACGTTGGAGGATCCTGTGACGGTGGAGTACCTCACACGTTACGTCGCTGGTGTGCAACAAAGATACACACAGTCAGGTGGTGTCAGACCATTTGGTGTGTCGACGCTGATTGCCGGCTTCGATCCAAGAGATAATGAACCCAAGCTATACCAGACGGAACCAAGTGGTATATACTCGTCGTGGTCTGCCCAGACAATTGGGAGGAACTCCAAGACGGTACGTGAGTTTTTGGAGAAGAATTATGACCGCAAAGAACCACCAGCTACAGTGGAAGAGTGTGTCAAGCTTACCGTAAGATCTCTGTTGGAGGTAGTTCAAACAGGCGCAAAAAATATCGAAATCACCGTTGTTAAGCCAGACTCAGATATTGTTGCCTTGAGCagtgaagaaattaatCAGTACGTCACCCAAATCgaacaagaaaagcaagAGCAGCAAGAGcaagacaaaaagaagaaatccaaTCATTAA
- a CDS encoding uncharacterized protein (similar to YOL036W): MEYQDSSPPRFRNPSSNRVTVYNGATLPTMPKSATPTSSSTTVTTHLQNIKEEEANDDELTQVDRSSPRVLGRISSTSSSSSNIDLHDNLDMLHEIEKSNTNLSLSAPNLHEEMGMLSDKGNSKEELALLPPLPHTGEMEITPQFDINEAIFERDDISHSSRLEADDVIAKLANSTRDATREDQEFAIVAHGHNASTNDDSQLSATILDNQTSFDLSKALEMTSYSNISNIINSSGSEGRRSRTPVSNATLKPLSSSPESAEREENTTSSSSTSGHMATMQYDPKEKTNFTPVSPSSVFDQQQNNASLRERSRSNSSTLASTLRDTIISGLPQNNNAIERKLSRKSNRSRKNTVTFEERLQKLPPLSTQTSNQYTKVVPVENNIALHVHNLPTPVSNTQTPVTFQSESGLRGGEKKMPFLRRASSALLRKTSAKNGTNLTRTNTPSLSTSQTFESDLNGRQPMLIRRSSNIESKLPRRQLSCSKLYSRLDSDLKSANGNRASEEVLGSTANEAEHVYRKTSLGSKIRRGFTRILSDSNNSKEVLTSSPKSIATAGPTALSLSSLSTTGSNPITPSSKENNRVSIDSVSTVNRTSTSLPQSSTDIVSPLREETRINVPKRSSSRKILSKNSSKRDVLPEQQAKTSEIYLDKEALRSFVPVLSVTEDTHRINRSSLQTQSTIGLCIDNLRNKEGKKLDAKEYVEILTQQQRKEDERYAVLEKKFASCTWCSDKDLQYLKKKRISVNKIWSDYVRFYRGKLNNP, from the coding sequence ATGGAATACCAAGACAGTTCGCCACCCAGGTTTAGGAACCCTAGCTCTAACAGAGTCACTGTATACAACGGTGCCACCCTGCCAACGATGCCGAAGAGCGCCACACCGACATCGAGCTCAACAACAGTTACGACGCATCTGCAAAATATTAAGGAGGAGGAAGCAAACGATGACGAACTCACTCAAGTAGATCGTTCTTCTCCTCGTGTTCTAGGGAGAATCTCCTCTAcatcctcatcttcatccaaTATCGATTTGCACGATAACTTGGATATGTTACACgaaatagaaaaatcaaataccaatctttctttatcagcTCCCAATTTACACGAGGAAATGGGTATGCTCAGCGATAAAGGTAACAGTAAAGAAGAGTTGGCTTTGTTGCCACCTTTACCTCACACAGGTGAAATGGAAATCACTCCACAATTTGACATCAACGAGGCTATTTTTGAACGAGATGACATTAGCCACTCTTCAAGGCTGGAGGCAGATGACGTGATAGCAAAGTTAGCAAACTCTACTCGAGATGCTACGAGGGAAGATCAGGAATTTGCCATCGTGGCTCATGGCCACAATGCATCGACAAACGACGATTCGCAGTTAAGCGCTACCATTCTTGACAACCAAACGTCGTTTGATCTTTCTAAAGCTCTAGAGATGACTAGTTATTCAAACATTTCCAACATTATAAATAGTTCTGGCTCTGAGGGAAGACGTTCAAGGACCCCGGTAAGTAATGCCACTTTGAAACCACTCTCATCATCTCCTGAAAGTGCGGAACGTGAGGAAAACACGActtcgtcttcttccaCGTCAGGTCACATGGCTACTATGCAGTATGATCCtaaggaaaaaacaaatttcACCCCCGTTTCACCTTCTTCTGTTTTTGATCAACAACAGAACAACGCATCTTTGCGAGAAAGAAGCAGATCTAATTCTAGTACACTGGCATCCACGCTAAGAGATACGATTATTTCAGGGCTGCctcaaaacaataatgctatagaaagaaaattatcgAGGAAGAGTAACAGGAGTAGGAAGAATACGGTGACCTTTGAAGAAcgtcttcaaaaattgccGCCCTTGAGCACTCAAACTTCGAACCAATATACGAAGGTAGTTCCagttgaaaataatatcGCCTTACACGTTCATAACTTACCTACACCAGTATCAAACACTCAAACGCCAGTTACATTTCAATCTGAATCTGGGCTGAGAGGGGGAGAGAAGAAGATGCCTTTTTTGAGAAGAGCCTCTAGTGCCCTATTAAGAAAGACGTCTGCCAAGAATGGCACCAATCTAACCAGAACAAATACACCTTCTTTATCGACATCCCAAACATTTGAATCGGACCTAAATGGTCGGCAACCTATGCTAATTCGACGATCCTCCAATATTGAAAGCAAACTACCTAGAAGGCAGCTTTCGTGTTCAAAGCTTTATTCGCGTCTGGATTCAGATCTCAAGTCTGCGAATGGCAATCGAGCTTCGGAGGAGGTCTTAGGATCCACCGCAAATGAAGCAGAACACGTCTACAGGAAAACGTCCCTCGGCTCTAAGATAAGGAGAGGTTTCACTAGAATATTGAGtgatagtaataatagtaaGGAAGTTCTCACTTCATCGCCCAAATCTATTGCGACCGCAGGACCGACAGCATTGTCTTTATCCTCTTTATCTACCACGGGAAGCAATCCGATAACGCCAAGctccaaagaaaataatcGAGTTTCAATAGATAGCGTGAGTACAGTTAATCGAACATCAACATCTCTCCCACAGTCATCAACAGACATCGTATCTCCATTACGCGAAGAAACCAGGATCAATGTTCCAAAAAGATCATCAAGTAGAAAGATACTATCTAAAAATTCAAGCAAGAGAGATGTACTGCCCGAACAGCAGGCAAAAACAAGTGAGATATATTTAGATAAAGAAGCGTTACGAAGTTTTGTTCCTGTACTCTCCGTCACAGAGGACACACATCGCATTAACCGCTCTTCGTTACAAACGCAGTCTACTATCGGATTATGCATTGACAATTTAAGAAACAAAGAAGGCAAGAAGCTCGACGCCAAGGAATACGTGGAAATTCTGACGCAGCAGCAACGCAAGGAAGATGAAAGATATGCCgttttagaaaaaaaattcgcATCTTGTACATGGTGCAGTGATAAGGACCTACAGtacttgaaaaagaaacgaatTTCCGTGAACAAGATATGGTCTGATTATGTCCGATTTTACCGTGGAAAGTTGAACAACccataa
- the SMC5 gene encoding DNA repair ATPase SMC5 (Component of the SMC5-SMC6 complex~similar to YOL034W), which yields MTSLIDLGRYVERAHHGEETEPRAKRVKISGTDLSSFQPGSIIKIRLQDFVTYTLTEFNLSPSLNMIIGPNGSGKSTFVCAVCLGLAGKPEYIGRSKKVEDFIKNGQDVSRIEITLKNSPKINDIEHIDARDETIKITRIITRSKRRSDYLINDYQVSESAVKTLVGHLNIQLDNLCQFLSQERVEEFARLKSVKLLVETIRSIDASLLDVLEELRELQGNEQSLQKDLDVKKSKIVHLRQESDKLRKSVESLRNFQKKKGEIELHSQLLPYVKVKDHKEKLSIYKEEYERAKANLRAILKDKKPFANTKKTLENRVEELTEKCSLKNDEFLKAKEKVNEIFEKLNTIRDEVVKKKNQNEYYRGRTKKLQATIIGTKEDLLRNQDILAQTHLPEKSVFEDIDIKRKEIINKEGEIRDRISEIDAKANAINHEMRSIQRQAESKTKSLTTTDKIGILNQDQDLKEVRDAVLMVREHAEMKDKILEPPIITVSAINSQFAAYLAQCVDYNTSKALTVVDSDSYKLFANPILDKFKVNLRELSNADINPPVPAETLKELGFEGYLSDFITGDKRVMRMLCQTNKIHTIPVSRRELTPAQIKKLIKPRPNGKILFKRIIHGNRLVDIKQSAYGSKQVFPTDVSIKQTNFYQGSIMSNEQKIRIENEISNLKNEYGHRKSTLDGLSNQKSGYRHELSELASKNDDINRKAHQLNEIRKKYTMRKSTIESLQEKLDQLKREARKDVSQKIKDIDDQIQELLLKQSQLLSKMASSMKNLKNCQKELMSSQILQFEAQNMDVSMNDVIGFFNEREADLKRQYEDKKKFVKEMRDTIEFQSWMREIRCYDEHTKEKLNKVAEKYEEDGNFNLSFVQDVLDKLESEIAMVNHDESAVTILDQVSAELRELEQTVPQQARDLETIRTKLKEDHALLEPKLDDIVSKISARFARLFNNVGSAGAVRLEKPKDYAEWKIEIMVKFRDNAPLKKLDSHTQSGGERAVSTVLYMIALQEFTSAPFRVVDEINQGMDSRNERIVHKAMVENACAENTSQYFLITPKLLTGLHYHEKMRIHCVMAGSWIPNPSDDPRMIHFGETSNYSFD from the coding sequence ATGACCAGTCTGATAGATTTAGGTAGATATGTTGAAAGGGCACATCATGGTGAAGAAACAGAGCCAAGAGCGAAAAGAGTAAAAATCTCAGGAACTGATTTATCTTCCTTCCAACCTGGAAGCATTATTAAGATCCGTTTACAAGATTTTGTGACTTACACTTTGACCGAATTTAATCTTTCACCGTCTTTAAATATGATCATTGGCCCAAACGGATCTGGAAAATCTACCTTTGTATGCGCCGTGTGTTTAGGATTGGCTGGTAAACCAGAGTACATTGGTAGAAGTAAAAAAGTGGAagatttcatcaaaaatggTCAGGATGTTTCAAGAATTGAAAttactttgaaaaattcaccCAAAATTAATGATATTGAACATATAGACGCACGTGATGAAACAATAAAGATTACTAGAATTATTACTAGATCTAAGAGGAGATCAGATTATCTAATAAATGACTACCAGGTATCTGAAAGTGCGGTTAAAACTTTAGTTGGTCATCTGAACATTCAATTAGATAATCTCTGTCAATTTTTATCCCAAGAGCGTGTGGAGGAATTTGCTCGCCTTAAATCAGTTAAACTATTAGTGGAAACTATAAGGTCAATCGATGCAAGCCTATTAGATGTGCTGGAAGAATTAAGAGAGCTACAAGGAAACGAGCAAAGCTTGCAAAAAGACCTCGATGttaaaaaatccaaaattGTTCATTTGAGACAAGAAAGTGATAAACTACGTAAATCGGTGGAATCTTTAcgaaattttcaaaagaaaaagggtgAAATTGAGTTGCACTCTCAATTATTACCTTATGTGAAAGTAAAAGACCATAAGGAAAAGCTGAGCATCtataaagaagaatacgaACGAGCGAAAGCGAATCTGAGGGCTATATTAAAGGATAAGAAACCATTTGcaaataccaaaaaaactTTAGAGAACCGGGTTGAAGAACTAACGGAGAAGTGTTCCCTAAAAAAcgatgaatttttgaaagcaAAAGAGAAGGTTAatgaaatctttgaaaaacttaaTACTATAAGGGATGAGGTCgtcaaaaagaaaaatcagaACGAATATTATAGAGGCAGAACTAAGAAATTACAAGCCACCATTATCGGTACAAAGGAAGATTTACTAAGGAATCAAGACATATTAGCGCAGACTCATCTACCTGAAAAAAGTGTATTTGAAGATATAGacatcaaaagaaaagagatcatcaataaagaagGGGAGATCAGGGACCGCATTTCCGAAATTGATGCAAAAGCGAATGCTATTAATCATGAAATGAGAAGTATACAGAGACAAGCGGAAAGCAAGACTAAATCCCTTACCACAACTGATAAAATTGGAATCTTAAATCAAGATCAGGATTTAAAGGAGGTTCGTGATGCTGTGTTGATGGTTAGAGAGCATGcagaaatgaaagataAAATTCTAGAACCACCGATAATTACCGTGTCTGCCATTAACTCTCAATTTGCTGCATATTTAGCTCAATGTGTGGATTATAATACAAGTAAGGCCTTAACTGTTGTTGATTCCGATTCTTACAAGCTGTTTGCGAACCCAATTCTCGATAAATTCAAAGTCAATTTGAGGGAACTATCCAATGCTGACATCAACCCTCCTGTGCCAGCGGAAACACTTAAAGAATTGGGATTTGAGGGTTATTTGTCTGATTTTATTACCGGTGATAAGAGAGTTATGAGAATGCTTTGTCAAACTAACAAAATTCATACTATACCAGTGTCCAGAAGGGAATTGACGCCTGCCCAGATAAAGAAGCTGATTAAACCAAGACCAAATGgtaaaattctttttaaaagaattattcATGGAAATAGGCTAGTCGATATTAAGCAATCAGCATATGGTAGTAAGCAGGTTTTCCCCACTGACGTTAGTATAAAACAAACCAATTTCTATCAGGGGTCAATCATGTCAAATGAACAGAAGATTAGAATTGAGAATGAAATTAGCAACTTAAAGAACGAATACGGCCATCGGAAATCCACATTAGATGGATTGTCAAACCAGAAGAGTGGCTATAGACACGAACTATCTGAGTTGGCGTCAAAAAATGACGATATCAATAGAAAAGCTCATCAATTAAATGAGATTCGTAAGAAATATACTATGAGGAAAAGCACAATAGAATctcttcaagaaaaattggatcAACTAAAACGTGAAGCTAGGAAGGATGTATCACAAAAGATTAAAGATATTGATGATCAGATTCAGGAATTATTACTCAAGCAATCACAGTTGCTTTCTAAAATGGCTTCCTcgatgaagaatttaaaGAATTGTCAGAAGGAGTTAATGAGCTCCCAAATCCTTCAATTTGAAGCCCAAAATATGGACGTTTCCATGAATGATGTgattggatttttcaatgaaaggGAGGCTGATTTAAAGCGTCAGTATgaagataagaaaaaatttgtaaagGAAATGAGGGACACTATCGAATTTCAATCGTGGATGAGAGAAATTAGGTGTTATGACGAACACActaaggaaaaattgaataagGTAgcagaaaaatatgagGAAGATGGGAATTTCAATTTGTCATTCGTTCAAGATGTTCTTGATAAATTAGAATCGGAGATAGCTATGGTAAATCACGACGAATCAGCCGTAACAATTTTGGATCAGGTTTCAGCCGAACTGAGAGAATTGGAGCAAACAGTTCCTCAGCAAGCTAGAGATTTGGAGACCATCAGAACTAAACTGAAAGAAGATCATGCACTTCTGGAACCCAAGTTGGATGATATAGTATCAAAAATATCGGCAAGGTTTGCGCGCTTATTTAACAATGTCGGGAGTGCTGGTGCAGTTCGTCTAGAAAAGCCAAAGGACTATGCTGAATGGAAGATAGAGATCATGGTCAAATTCAGAGATAATGCgccattaaaaaaattagattCTCACACGCAATCAGGTGGTGAAAGAGCTGTCTCTACAGTTCTTTACATGATTGCTTTGCAAGAGTTTACCTCCGCCCCATTCAGGGTAGTGGATGAAATCAACCAAGGTATGGACtcaagaaatgaaagaattgtcCATAAAGCTATGGTTGAGAACGCG